One genomic segment of Chitinophaga sancti includes these proteins:
- a CDS encoding lamin tail domain-containing protein yields the protein MSTISTLPADNSWQWWMQLNFNTSSLNYVDAYLCADKRDLLDSLLSGYFVRVGNTKDEVCLYRKDPHKTPVLLIDGRDGITDHTTNILNVRVTCSEQYKWTLQVNDVVEGTATDSTYPAATVMGFVVRQSIASFAGKHIFDNVIVGNAPADTENIHVVINEILYDSDVEFVELYNNGVQPVSLSQLSIIREKTNGGLTDPVTFSSGTLAPGSYAAFTSDPDALCRQYHCTHPEYIYKISLPALTNEKGAIFIIDSKGDTIDALHYSDAMHFPLAKNTKGVSLERLDVNAPTQQISNWHSASSTVGYATPGIANSQQLNAVDLTRKLTLTPEVFSPDNDGMDDVAVISYTLTGPGSVADILIYSATGRLVKTICNNFLLPPKGFFTWDGTDDLHNIAPTGIYVVFASLLDPEGDVQRWKLPLVLAKRKNA from the coding sequence ATGTCGACAATTTCAACACTACCTGCAGACAATAGCTGGCAATGGTGGATGCAACTTAACTTCAATACTTCATCTTTAAACTATGTAGATGCATATTTATGTGCAGATAAACGTGACCTGCTGGATTCCTTGCTCAGCGGGTATTTCGTAAGGGTAGGTAACACGAAAGATGAAGTCTGTTTATACCGGAAAGATCCGCATAAAACACCTGTATTACTCATAGATGGCAGAGATGGTATCACTGACCATACAACTAATATTTTAAATGTACGGGTTACATGTAGTGAACAATATAAATGGACACTACAGGTAAATGATGTAGTAGAAGGAACTGCAACAGATAGTACTTATCCTGCTGCAACTGTGATGGGATTTGTAGTGCGGCAATCCATTGCTTCATTTGCAGGCAAGCATATTTTTGATAATGTCATTGTTGGTAATGCTCCTGCAGATACTGAAAATATACATGTAGTGATCAATGAAATATTATACGATAGTGATGTTGAATTTGTTGAGTTGTATAATAATGGTGTACAACCTGTGTCACTTTCACAATTATCTATTATAAGAGAGAAAACAAATGGTGGGCTTACTGATCCTGTTACATTTTCTTCAGGCACATTGGCCCCTGGTAGTTATGCTGCATTTACGAGTGACCCCGATGCATTGTGCAGACAATATCATTGTACGCATCCTGAATATATTTATAAAATATCGCTGCCTGCATTGACAAATGAAAAAGGAGCCATCTTTATAATAGATAGCAAAGGTGATACCATCGATGCATTACATTACTCAGATGCCATGCATTTCCCTTTAGCAAAAAATACTAAAGGTGTATCGTTAGAACGACTCGATGTAAATGCACCTACACAACAAATTTCTAATTGGCATTCTGCATCCTCCACGGTGGGATATGCGACACCGGGAATTGCAAATTCCCAGCAGTTAAACGCAGTAGATTTGACCCGCAAGTTGACCCTGACCCCTGAAGTGTTTTCACCCGATAATGATGGAATGGATGATGTGGCAGTAATCAGTTATACACTAACTGGCCCCGGATCAGTAGCAGATATTCTTATATATAGTGCTACGGGCAGATTAGTCAAAACCATTTGCAACAATTTTTTACTCCCGCCAAAAGGGTTTTTTACCTGGGATGGTACAGATGATCTACACAATATAGCCCCAACTGGCATATATGTCGTATTTGCTTCTCTCCTTGATCCTGAAGGAGATGTGCAACGCTGGAAGCTCCCGTTGGTATTGGCAAAGAGAAAAAATGCCTGA